One bacterium genomic window carries:
- a CDS encoding radical SAM protein, translated as MKILFSYPPLDGGEGYATLGQNRQFQYFADPTFIYPVVPAVAATWLKNLGHDVLWQDCLAEGLGREEFFRRSREFGPDLIVFETKTPVVKEHWRLIGEIKAAPRAPGEKPPLIVLMGDHVTALPEESLRRSRVDFVVTGGDYDFQLVGLCRHLEDPSLPPPAGCWYREGDGIATTGAFLPAADLDAAPPIDRDLTRWELYAYRNGNYRRTPGTYLMSGRDCWWGKCTFCSWTGLYPSFRVRTVGNVLDEIGDICRRLPVREIMDDTGSFPAGAWLRDFCRGAVERGFDRRVGFDCNFRFGAAGPREYRLMKSAGFRFLLFGLESANQHTLDRLNKNLKVETVVESCRAARAAGLYPHITIMFGYPWESYEDARRTLELGKYLLRRGYAWTMQATIVIPYPGTELFRECRERGWLATEDWDRYDMKRPVMKVPYPEEELLKLVRSMYTVAFDPVFVARKLLGIRSVDDLRFLGRAGRKVLGHLTDFRSLHLRRGPAKKD; from the coding sequence GTGAAGATCCTGTTTTCATATCCGCCCCTGGACGGGGGGGAAGGGTACGCCACCCTGGGGCAGAACCGCCAGTTCCAGTACTTCGCCGACCCCACCTTCATCTACCCGGTGGTTCCGGCCGTTGCCGCCACCTGGCTGAAAAACCTCGGCCACGACGTACTCTGGCAGGACTGCCTGGCCGAAGGGCTGGGCCGGGAAGAATTTTTCCGCCGCAGCCGGGAATTCGGCCCCGACCTGATCGTCTTCGAAACCAAGACCCCCGTGGTCAAGGAGCATTGGCGGCTCATCGGCGAGATCAAGGCCGCGCCCCGCGCCCCCGGCGAAAAACCGCCGCTGATCGTGCTGATGGGCGATCACGTCACCGCTCTTCCCGAGGAATCGCTGCGTCGCTCGCGGGTCGATTTCGTCGTCACCGGAGGCGATTACGATTTCCAGTTGGTCGGGCTCTGCCGGCACCTCGAGGATCCGTCGCTGCCCCCGCCCGCCGGATGCTGGTACCGCGAGGGGGACGGGATCGCCACCACCGGCGCTTTCCTTCCGGCGGCGGACCTCGACGCCGCGCCGCCGATCGACCGGGACCTGACCCGATGGGAGCTCTACGCCTACCGCAACGGCAATTACCGGCGCACGCCCGGAACCTACCTGATGAGCGGCCGCGACTGCTGGTGGGGTAAATGCACGTTCTGTTCCTGGACCGGGCTCTACCCCTCCTTCCGGGTGAGAACGGTCGGCAATGTCCTGGATGAAATCGGTGATATCTGCCGTCGGCTGCCGGTCCGCGAGATCATGGACGACACCGGCAGCTTCCCCGCCGGCGCCTGGCTGAGGGATTTCTGCCGGGGCGCGGTGGAGCGAGGTTTCGACCGCAGGGTCGGATTCGACTGCAATTTCCGTTTCGGCGCCGCCGGGCCCCGGGAATACCGGTTGATGAAATCCGCCGGTTTCCGCTTTCTCCTCTTCGGCCTGGAATCGGCCAACCAGCACACCCTGGACCGGTTGAACAAGAACCTCAAGGTGGAGACGGTCGTCGAATCGTGCCGGGCGGCCCGCGCCGCCGGGCTCTACCCCCATATCACCATCATGTTCGGATACCCCTGGGAAAGCTATGAAGACGCCCGCCGCACCCTGGAACTGGGAAAATACCTGCTGCGCCGCGGGTATGCCTGGACCATGCAGGCGACCATCGTCATCCCCTATCCGGGAACGGAGCTTTTCCGGGAATGCCGGGAGCGAGGCTGGCTCGCCACCGAGGACTGGGACCGCTACGACATGAAACGCCCGGTGATGAAGGTGCCCTATCCGGAGGAAGAGCTGCTCAAGCTGGTCCGGAGCATGTACACGGTGGCATTCGATCCGGTCTTCGTCGCCCGCAAGCTTCTGGGGATCAGGAGCGTCGACGACCTGAGATTTCTGGGCCGGGCGGGCAGGAAGGTCCTCGGACATCTGACCGATTTCCGGAGCCTCCACCTTCGCCGCGGCCCCGCAAAGAAAGACTGA
- a CDS encoding glycosyltransferase, producing MTKGDPVISVLMPAFNEGRHICRNLEETVAALRALGKSWEIVVVDDGSTDETWEEAQRAARRFPEIKVVGSSGNRGKGWAVRRGFSRCRGELVFFLDSDLDIHPRQFRSLLDILENDRVDIVIGAKRHPASTVNYPPARRAISAGYFFLVKLLFGLPLRDTQTGIKLFRRRALESVLPRVMVKKYAFDLELLVAAHVCGFAIAEAPVVVDLKGKFGRVGAHAIWTMLIDTLAVFYRLRILGYYGRTLFVPASYPPVSVVVAYRRRNPYLEECLRHLEKLNYPDFEVILLPDERESFPGPWRVIPTGPVSPPRKRDLGWKSARGEIVAFIDDDAFPDEEWLRNAVRRFAEPGVAAVGGPGTTPENDSRNRKAGGRVLASLLVGGVHAFRVIPRIPRDVDDYPTFNLLVKKTVLEEIGGFDCPWWPGEDTVLCLKIRESGGRIVYDPDVEVRHHRRPLFRPHWRQFASYGLHRGYFVRKFPATSRRLNYFLPSIWLLFLAGGWLPALIVPWWKFVWAVPAALYLGAAFLSAARYLFDPPTAAMVLAGIVTTHAVYGWAFLRGLLASRMPEEEG from the coding sequence GTGACGAAGGGCGATCCGGTCATATCTGTCCTGATGCCGGCCTTCAACGAAGGGCGGCACATCTGCCGCAACCTGGAGGAAACCGTCGCCGCGCTCCGCGCCCTGGGGAAATCCTGGGAGATCGTCGTCGTCGACGACGGCTCGACCGACGAAACCTGGGAAGAAGCCCAGCGCGCCGCCCGGCGGTTTCCGGAGATCAAAGTAGTCGGCTCTTCCGGGAACCGGGGCAAGGGCTGGGCGGTGAGGCGGGGTTTTTCCCGCTGCCGGGGCGAACTGGTTTTCTTCCTCGATTCCGACCTGGATATCCATCCGCGCCAGTTCCGCTCCCTCCTGGATATCCTGGAGAACGACCGGGTCGATATCGTCATCGGGGCCAAGCGCCATCCCGCCTCCACCGTCAACTACCCCCCGGCGCGCCGGGCGATCAGCGCGGGATACTTCTTTTTGGTCAAATTGCTTTTCGGCCTTCCGCTCCGCGATACCCAGACCGGGATCAAGCTTTTCCGGCGCCGGGCCCTGGAGAGCGTTCTGCCCCGGGTGATGGTCAAAAAATACGCCTTCGACCTGGAGCTGCTGGTCGCGGCCCACGTCTGCGGCTTCGCCATCGCCGAAGCTCCGGTGGTGGTGGATCTCAAGGGAAAGTTCGGGAGGGTGGGAGCGCACGCGATCTGGACGATGCTCATCGACACCCTGGCGGTTTTTTACCGGCTGCGGATACTGGGGTATTACGGCCGCACCTTGTTCGTTCCAGCTTCTTACCCCCCCGTTTCGGTGGTCGTCGCCTACCGCCGCCGCAACCCCTACCTGGAAGAGTGCCTGCGTCACCTGGAGAAGCTGAACTACCCCGATTTCGAGGTTATCCTCCTTCCCGACGAACGGGAGAGCTTTCCCGGGCCGTGGCGGGTAATACCCACCGGGCCCGTCTCCCCTCCCCGCAAACGCGACCTCGGCTGGAAAAGCGCCCGGGGGGAGATCGTCGCTTTCATCGACGACGACGCCTTCCCCGACGAAGAGTGGCTCCGCAACGCCGTCCGCCGGTTCGCCGAACCCGGCGTGGCCGCGGTCGGCGGCCCGGGGACCACTCCCGAAAACGATTCCCGGAACCGGAAGGCGGGCGGCCGGGTTCTGGCCAGCCTCCTGGTGGGCGGGGTCCATGCCTTCCGGGTCATCCCCCGAATCCCGCGGGACGTCGACGATTACCCCACCTTCAATCTCCTGGTGAAGAAGACGGTTCTGGAAGAAATCGGGGGTTTCGATTGCCCCTGGTGGCCCGGCGAAGATACGGTTCTCTGTCTGAAAATACGGGAAAGCGGGGGAAGGATCGTCTATGACCCCGACGTCGAGGTCCGGCACCACCGGCGCCCCCTCTTCCGGCCCCACTGGAGGCAGTTCGCCAGCTACGGGCTCCACCGGGGCTATTTCGTCAGAAAGTTCCCGGCCACTTCCCGCCGTCTCAACTATTTCCTCCCTTCGATCTGGCTGTTGTTCCTGGCCGGAGGATGGCTCCCGGCTCTGATCGTTCCCTGGTGGAAGTTCGTCTGGGCGGTTCCGGCGGCCCTTTACCTGGGGGCGGCTTTTCTCAGCGCGGCCCGCTATCTTTTCGATCCCCCGACCGCCGCCATGGTCCTGGCCGGGATCGTCACCACGCACGCGGTATACGGATGGGCTTTCCTCCGGGGGTTGCTGGCTTCCCGGATGCCGGAGGAGGAAGGGTGA